The genomic segment AACGAAGCTCCCGACGTGTGCCATCAGCGTGATGAGCGCCACCTGCCGCAGGAACGTACTCTTGCCGGCCATGTTCGGACCGGTGACGAGCCAGAACGTGCCGTCGTCGGGGCCGAACGCGGCGTCGTTGGGGACGAAGGTGCCCGGCGGCAGGATCTGGTCGAGGACCGGGTGCCGGCCGTCGCGGACGTCGAGAACCGGCTCGTCCACGAGGACGGGGCGGACGTAGTTGCGTGCGGCGGCGAGTTCGGCGAGCGCGGCGAGCATGTCGAGCGCCGCGAGGACGTCGGCGGTGTTGAGCAGGCGCGGGGTCTGGGCCGCGACCTGGTCGCGGAGCGTGAGGAAGAGCTGGAGTTCCAGCGCCCGGCTCTTGTCCTGCGAGGTGACGACCTTCTCCTCGTACTCGCGGAGCGCCGGCGTGTAGTACCGCTTCGCGTTCTTGAGCGTCTTCTGGTGCTTGTACTCCGGGGGCGTCTTCGTCTCGTTGGCGTTGGTGATTTCGAGGTAGTAGCCGTCGATCTCGTTGTAGCCCACTTTCAGGCTGGCGATGCCGGTGCGGGTGATCTCTTGCGCCTGGTAGCGGGCGATCCAGTTCTTGCCGTCGGTCGCCAGCGCGCGGAGCTCGTCCAGTTCCGCGCTGTAGCCCGGCCGGATGACTCCGCCCTCCTTCGCGATGTGCGGCGGGTCCTCTTCGATGGCCTTGTCGAGTACCTCGCGGATGTCGGGGCAGAGTTCAAGCCGCTTTTCAAGGTCTTGTAGGAGCGGCGCCCGGCGCCCGGCCAGTTTGGCCTTTACTGCCGGCAGCTTGCGGAGCGTGCGGGCGATCGCCGACAGGTCGCGGGGACCGGCCTTCGCCGTTGAGACGCGGGTGGTGAGGCGCTGGATGTCCGCGCACGATTCGAGGTGGTCGCGGAGGTTGCGCCGCAGCGCGTGGTCCTTGAGCAGTTCCTCGACCGCGTCGAGCCGACCGTTGATCGCGACGGGGTCCGTGAGCGGGGCCAGGACGCTGTCGTGGAGGAGCCGCGCGCCCATCGGGGTCACGCTGCGGTCCAGGACGGAGAGCAGGGAGCCGTCGCGCTGGCTGTCGCGGAGCGTGCGGGTCAGTTCGAGGCTGCGCCGCGTGACCTCGTCGAGCGTGAGCAGCGCGTCCGACCGGTGCGGGCGCAGCCGGCGGATGTGCTGGAGGCTCGCCTTCAGCGTTTCTTGAAGGTAGATGATGACCGCGCCCGCCGCCACGAGGCACGGCTGCTCGTCCTCGAACCCGAACCCGCTCAGCGTGCCGACCTGGAAGTGCGTTTTGAGCGCCGCCAGGGCCGTCGAGGGGTCGAACGTCCAGTCCGGCCGCGCGACGCGGCTTTTCGGCAGGTACGAGCCCGCGGCCTGGGCCACGAGCGCGGTGAGCGATTCGGCGTAGAGGCACTCGGACCCGTTCAGCCGGGAGAGTTCGTCGGAGAGCCGGGGCGCCGGCACATCGGCCGCGGAGAAGTGGCCGGTCGAGAGATCGACCCACGCGAGGCCGAACACGCCCGGCTTGCCGACGCCGAGCGCGACGAGGTGGTTCGGCGCGCGGGGGTCGAGCAGCACGTCGTCCGTCACGGTGCCGGGCGTGACGATCCGGTTCACCTCGCGGTGGATGATCTTCTTCTTCGGGTCCGGCTCCTCCATCTGTTCGCACACCGCGACCCGGTGCCCGGCGCGGAGCAGGAGCCCCAGGTAGTGTTCGAGCTTGTGGACCGGCACGCCGGCCATCGGAATGGTGCCGTCGCGCTTGGTGAGGGTGATGCCCAGCACGCGCGAGCCGAGTTCGGCGTCGTCCTCGAACAGCTCGTAGAAGTCGCCGTTGCGGAACAGGACGATCATCCCCGGGTGCTGGGCCTTGGCGTCGTGGTACTGCTGCATCATGCGGGACATGGCTTGGCCCAGTTTTGGGACAGTCGAAAGTCGTCGGGTCGAAAGTCGTAATGTCGGCTCACGCCGCGATAGGAGTGTATCGGAATGCGGGAGGTGAGGGAATGAACGAAGTGGGGCTCTCGGCTTGATGGGGCGGCTGTACGGGCGGTACCATGCGCACGTCCCGAGGGAGTTCGAGGATGGCGAAACCGTTCGACGCGACGCTGAACGCTCTCCTTGCCGTTCGGCCGGGCGATTGGGCGCGCCACTTCGCCCGGCTGGTCGCGATCCCGCCCGGTCCGGCCGTGTCGCTCGACACCGATCTGGCGACCAGCGTTCAGGCCGACCGGGTGTTTCGCATCGACGGTCCGCAGCCCGCGCTACTACACCTGGAACTGGAAGCGAACCCGCGGCTCGGCATCCCGCGCGACCTGATGCGGTACAATATCCTGCTCGACCACCAGCACGACCTGCCCGTGGAGTCCGTACTGATTTTGTTGCGGCCGAAAGCACTGGCGAGTGATCAAACCGGCCTGTACTCCCGCCGTGGGGTGACCGGGAGCATCATTGCCGATTTCCGCTATCGTTTGGAGCGGGTTTGGGAGCGCTCGGTCGACGCCTGGCTGAACGGCGGGTTGGGGCTGGCCCCGCTCGCTCTGCTGACGGACGAAGCGGACGCGGATTTGGAGAAGGCGCTCGAGCGGTTCCGAACGTGTCTGCTCGATCACAAGGCCGACGAAGCGACCGCGAAGAGCATTCTGGGTTCGTCTTACGTGTTGTGCGGTTTGCGCTACGAACGGGCGCGTATTGCGGAAATGTATCGGAGGTTGAGCATGTTGATGGAAGACTCGACGACGTATCAGGAGATACTCGAGAAGGGCATGGAAAAGGGGATAGAGAAGGGCATAGAGATGGGCATAGAGATGGGCATAGAGCGAGGACAGCTTCAAACGCTCCTGAACCTGCTTTTGCGCCAGGGAACGAAACGGTTCGGCAACCCGACGTCGGAACGGGCTGCGGAGTTAGAGCAAATCACGGACTTGATCCGCCTCGAACAACTGGTCGATCGCTTGCTCGACGCGACCGGATGGGACGATCTGCTGCGCCCCGAGTAACCGCGGCGCGGTCAGGACGCGGCCGAGCCAGGCGCGGGCACAAATCACGAAGGTGTGCCGGAGGTTGATTGTGACGATGGAAGATTCGACAACCTATCAGGAAATCTTCGAAAAAGGCGTACAGATGGGCTTGGAGAAAAGGATGGCGCAGGAAAACCGTCAGCTATACCAGAAAGTCCTGTTGCGCCAGGGAACGAAGCGGTTTGGCGATCCTACGCCGGAGATTGCCGCGGCGTTGGAGCAGATCACGGATTTGAATCGCCTGGACCACCTGGCCGAACGAATGCTCGACGCGACCGGGTGGGAGGATCTGCTGCGATCCGAGTGACGGTGCCCCCGGTCAGGACGCGGCCGACTCGCGCACTTTGCACATGCGGACGGTGTTCCCCCGGCCGTGGTACTCGACCTCGGTCATGAAGCCGCGCATGAGCAAGAGGCCGCGCCCGCAGGGCCGCTCGATGTTGATTTCCAGGGTCGGGTCCGGC from the Frigoriglobus tundricola genome contains:
- the mutS gene encoding DNA mismatch repair protein MutS is translated as MSRMMQQYHDAKAQHPGMIVLFRNGDFYELFEDDAELGSRVLGITLTKRDGTIPMAGVPVHKLEHYLGLLLRAGHRVAVCEQMEEPDPKKKIIHREVNRIVTPGTVTDDVLLDPRAPNHLVALGVGKPGVFGLAWVDLSTGHFSAADVPAPRLSDELSRLNGSECLYAESLTALVAQAAGSYLPKSRVARPDWTFDPSTALAALKTHFQVGTLSGFGFEDEQPCLVAAGAVIIYLQETLKASLQHIRRLRPHRSDALLTLDEVTRRSLELTRTLRDSQRDGSLLSVLDRSVTPMGARLLHDSVLAPLTDPVAINGRLDAVEELLKDHALRRNLRDHLESCADIQRLTTRVSTAKAGPRDLSAIARTLRKLPAVKAKLAGRRAPLLQDLEKRLELCPDIREVLDKAIEEDPPHIAKEGGVIRPGYSAELDELRALATDGKNWIARYQAQEITRTGIASLKVGYNEIDGYYLEITNANETKTPPEYKHQKTLKNAKRYYTPALREYEEKVVTSQDKSRALELQLFLTLRDQVAAQTPRLLNTADVLAALDMLAALAELAAARNYVRPVLVDEPVLDVRDGRHPVLDQILPPGTFVPNDAAFGPDDGTFWLVTGPNMAGKSTFLRQVALITLMAHVGSFVPAKSAKIGLTDRIFTRVGASDELSRGQSTFMVEMTEAANILNNATPRSLVILDEIGRGTSTYDGVSLAWAMTEFLHGTIGCRALFATHYHELAQLASALPRLRNYNVLVRELEDEIVFLHKIAPGNAERSYGIHVARLAGVPEAVLARAAAVLESLEKQHELPVTAAAPDAPVKKGNVVLPPEAPRRKPKLKPQISGPSLFGEAEDAPF
- a CDS encoding RpnC/YadD family protein, translated to MAKPFDATLNALLAVRPGDWARHFARLVAIPPGPAVSLDTDLATSVQADRVFRIDGPQPALLHLELEANPRLGIPRDLMRYNILLDHQHDLPVESVLILLRPKALASDQTGLYSRRGVTGSIIADFRYRLERVWERSVDAWLNGGLGLAPLALLTDEADADLEKALERFRTCLLDHKADEATAKSILGSSYVLCGLRYERARIAEMYRRLSMLMEDSTTYQEILEKGMEKGIEKGIEMGIEMGIERGQLQTLLNLLLRQGTKRFGNPTSERAAELEQITDLIRLEQLVDRLLDATGWDDLLRPE
- a CDS encoding DUF4351 domain-containing protein, with the protein product MEDSTTYQEIFEKGVQMGLEKRMAQENRQLYQKVLLRQGTKRFGDPTPEIAAALEQITDLNRLDHLAERMLDATGWEDLLRSE